A section of the Gloeobacter violaceus PCC 7421 genome encodes:
- the rnz gene encoding ribonuclease Z, protein MLLTFLGTSSGTPTRSRNVTSIALQLPQRSSLWLFDCGEGTQHQVLRTPLRLSQLEKVFFTHLHGDHLFGLVGLLASRALGSAGTTPVKLYGPPGLQEYVRATLRYSDTHINYPIHFQTVEPGLVLSEEGFTVLANALKHRISAFGYSVIEHDQPGRFDAERAAQLGIPFGPLYGQLKAGRTVALPDGRTVDGRTLVGPERKGRKLTYCSDTIYTPSAIELALGADVLIHEATYCEADLNLAERGLHSTAAMAARVAREAKVRQLILTHFSPRYEAGLAALRTEAEAIFPNVRMAEDFWRYEIKAVEAQLPKALVEQ, encoded by the coding sequence ATGTTGCTGACATTTTTGGGAACCAGCAGCGGCACACCCACCCGCTCGCGCAACGTCACGTCGATCGCTTTGCAGTTGCCGCAGCGCTCCAGCCTGTGGCTGTTTGACTGCGGCGAGGGCACCCAGCACCAGGTCTTGCGCACGCCTTTGCGCCTCAGCCAGCTGGAGAAAGTCTTCTTCACCCACCTGCACGGGGATCACCTGTTCGGGTTGGTGGGGTTGCTTGCCAGCCGCGCTTTGGGCAGCGCCGGGACGACACCGGTGAAGCTCTATGGCCCACCGGGACTGCAGGAGTACGTGCGCGCCACCCTGCGCTATAGCGACACCCACATCAACTATCCAATCCACTTTCAGACCGTCGAGCCGGGTCTGGTGCTGAGCGAGGAGGGCTTTACGGTGCTTGCCAACGCCCTCAAGCACCGGATCTCGGCCTTCGGCTACAGCGTCATCGAACACGACCAGCCCGGCCGCTTCGACGCTGAGCGGGCCGCCCAGCTGGGTATTCCCTTTGGGCCACTGTACGGCCAGCTCAAGGCGGGCCGTACAGTGGCGCTTCCCGACGGCCGCACCGTGGACGGGCGCACCCTGGTCGGCCCCGAGCGCAAGGGCCGCAAGCTCACCTACTGCTCCGATACCATCTATACCCCCAGCGCCATCGAGCTGGCTTTGGGAGCCGACGTGCTCATCCACGAAGCGACCTACTGCGAAGCGGATCTGAACCTGGCGGAGCGCGGCCTGCACTCGACGGCGGCGATGGCCGCCCGGGTCGCCCGCGAAGCAAAGGTGCGCCAGCTCATCCTCACCCACTTCAGCCCCCGCTACGAGGCGGGTCTTGCCGCCCTGCGCACCGAGGCGGAGGCGATTTTCCCGAACGTGCGGATGGCCGAAGATTTCTGGCGCTATGAGATCAAAGCGGTCGAAGCGCAGTTGCCGAAAGCCCTGGTGGAGCAGTAG
- a CDS encoding MlaD family protein, whose amino-acid sequence MNRRGIREGLVGLLILVGVGIFVGLYLWLSGGFRQGGYRFTITFRDANGLNVGAPVRLRGVRVGQVQATIPGISSVKADVLIDRPDVFIPKDSQFVVSQSGLIGETFVEIFPSDTAVVPPNTTVETLNERCEKSVASEPLVCPQSSVIGRTPPRFQELVRSLDALATRLDQDFFDSLQTTVVKFGQTADNLSSLSRTAAKDFDALAETARAASREVPAFGRAAQALEKTLLDVDIILLDNRASLSQTLANLNRASAEVSQLTGQLSGSITPERLDQIVSNTNEAVANLRSLSVAISDPATVASLRSTLDSARATLDNIKKITTDLDELTGDPQFRTNLRRLIDGLGNLVSSEPGDPNGSSVFANADYRDGLAGVADTATP is encoded by the coding sequence GTGAATAGACGGGGCATTCGTGAGGGGTTGGTAGGGCTGCTGATCCTTGTCGGCGTCGGCATCTTCGTGGGGCTCTATCTGTGGCTTTCCGGAGGGTTTCGCCAGGGCGGGTACCGCTTTACGATTACTTTTCGCGACGCGAACGGTCTCAATGTCGGTGCGCCGGTGCGCCTGCGGGGTGTGCGCGTCGGCCAGGTGCAGGCGACGATCCCCGGCATCAGCAGCGTCAAGGCCGACGTACTCATCGACCGGCCCGACGTCTTTATTCCCAAAGATTCCCAGTTCGTAGTCTCCCAAAGCGGTTTGATCGGCGAGACGTTCGTTGAAATTTTTCCGTCGGACACCGCGGTGGTGCCGCCGAACACGACCGTCGAGACCCTGAACGAGCGCTGCGAAAAGAGCGTCGCTTCCGAGCCGCTGGTCTGTCCCCAGTCGTCGGTGATCGGCCGCACGCCGCCCCGCTTTCAGGAACTGGTGCGCTCGCTCGATGCGCTGGCTACCCGATTGGATCAAGATTTCTTCGACAGTCTGCAGACCACCGTCGTCAAATTCGGCCAGACCGCCGACAACCTGAGCAGCCTGTCGCGCACGGCCGCCAAGGATTTTGACGCGCTTGCCGAGACGGCCCGGGCGGCGAGCCGGGAGGTGCCCGCCTTCGGTCGGGCCGCCCAGGCGCTCGAAAAAACTCTGCTCGATGTCGATATCATTTTGCTGGATAACCGCGCCTCGCTCTCCCAGACGCTGGCCAACCTCAACCGGGCGAGCGCAGAGGTGAGCCAACTTACCGGCCAATTGAGCGGCAGTATCACCCCCGAACGGCTCGATCAGATCGTGAGCAACACCAACGAGGCGGTGGCCAATCTGCGCAGCTTGAGCGTCGCCATCTCCGACCCGGCCACGGTGGCGTCGCTGCGCTCTACCCTCGATTCCGCCCGCGCCACCCTCGACAACATCAAAAAGATCACCACCGATCTCGACGAACTGACCGGCGACCCGCAGTTTCGCACCAATCTGCGCCGTCTCATCGACGGCTTGGGCAATCTCGTCTCCAGCGAACCGGGCGATCCGAATGGATCGTCGGTCTTCGCCAACGCCGATTACCGCGACGGCCTCGCCGGGGTGGCCGATACCGCCACGCCATAA
- a CDS encoding type II toxin-antitoxin system RelE/ParE family toxin, with protein MAATPRPPGGAQRNNYLAKLDASFQLLAQEPQRGRACDELRPGYRKYHVGRHLIFYRESEAGLEIIRVLHERMDIDSHLEDG; from the coding sequence TTGGCCGCTACACCGAGGCCACCTGGGGGCGCGCAACGGAACAACTACCTTGCCAAACTGGATGCATCCTTTCAGCTTCTGGCGCAGGAGCCGCAACGGGGAAGAGCCTGCGATGAGCTTCGGCCCGGATATCGCAAATACCACGTGGGACGGCACCTGATTTTCTACCGTGAATCTGAAGCGGGTTTAGAAATCATCCGAGTTTTGCACGAACGCATGGACATAGATTCCCACCTTGAAGATGGTTGA
- a CDS encoding type II toxin-antitoxin system ParD family antitoxin, translating to MQKNTSVTLGEHFEAFIARQIDSGRYASASEAIRAGLRLLEEHEIKFAALRRALQDGESSGLTDYSLHGLLEELDQEHAV from the coding sequence ATGCAAAAAAATACGAGCGTCACCCTCGGGGAGCATTTTGAAGCGTTTATCGCCAGGCAGATCGACAGCGGGCGTTATGCCTCCGCCAGTGAAGCGATCCGCGCCGGACTGCGATTGCTCGAAGAGCATGAGATAAAGTTTGCGGCTCTACGCCGCGCTCTGCAAGACGGTGAGAGCAGCGGTTTGACCGATTATTCTTTGCACGGTTTGCTCGAAGAGCTTGACCAGGAACACGCTGTCTGA
- a CDS encoding FG-GAP repeat domain-containing protein has protein sequence MLPTFRLQWKKLPLASICCCSGIAAALLTVGSAAAAAEIAFVAARELPLAATLQVQNALAVATADFDGDGDPDLAALSRVGDGNRPNRVSVLLNRSGGNFSPGGSYEVGTGDAGALVTGDFDGNGDPDLALTNRTDGTVSVLLGRRGSRFAVPVSFAAGEQPVGLAVGDFNGDGRQDLAVANQISPAGTVSVLPGSGNGNFGSALTFDSGGDAARSVAAGDVDGDGDLDLAVGNVGGDYYAPDTVTLLKNNGNGSFGNSITLTDTSVFDPTALQFGDIDSDGDLDLAVLTEQLRVYSFGYGSVGAQTLVNNGVGNFALQEYFNLGTSPNAGGLALGDIDGDADLDIAAFNSRDGAVALRRNDGSGRFGELARFASGNGSGILLADIDLDGDTDVVTGGSNALRLLANDGQGELQAAPIFGFNAETFRDARSGIIELGDLDGDGDLDVLFGYPYYSGAISLNRGDGTFVGGPSGPSVFRITTLALGDIDGDGDLDLQDASSYYESVNLRKNNGDATFADVGVLDTPGIPGAIAPADLDGDGDLDLAVSGGSFTAVALNNGEGSFAAATTVSGIALNFLQTGDFDGDGDLDLVGVSGSQVISLINNGDGTFPTSREAEVGGSSGRFAILDFDGDGDLDLALPQGTSRSFALLRNRNGRFELSGRVPLSIAPAAAVATDFDGDGDPDLAAVGGEVAVTLPNLGRGRFGAENRWVGGSSIRQILSGDLDGDADADLVVDNQFAFGFGVLKNISGP, from the coding sequence GTGCTGCCTACATTTCGACTGCAATGGAAGAAGTTGCCCCTCGCTTCGATTTGCTGCTGTAGCGGTATTGCGGCTGCCCTGTTAACCGTAGGCTCCGCTGCCGCGGCGGCTGAGATTGCTTTTGTCGCGGCGCGCGAGCTGCCGCTTGCTGCGACACTTCAGGTCCAGAATGCCCTGGCGGTAGCAACGGCGGATTTCGACGGCGACGGAGACCCGGATCTGGCGGCGCTCAGCCGTGTGGGAGACGGCAACAGGCCCAATCGGGTGTCGGTGTTGCTCAACCGGTCCGGCGGTAATTTCTCGCCCGGTGGCAGTTACGAAGTTGGAACGGGCGATGCGGGCGCTCTGGTAACTGGCGATTTCGACGGCAACGGAGACCCGGATCTGGCACTTACCAACCGCACGGACGGCACGGTTTCTGTGCTGCTCGGCAGGCGTGGGTCGCGTTTTGCTGTTCCCGTCAGTTTTGCCGCCGGGGAACAGCCCGTGGGGCTTGCGGTGGGCGACTTCAACGGCGACGGCCGCCAGGATCTGGCAGTTGCCAATCAGATCTCACCGGCAGGGACTGTTTCGGTGTTGCCGGGAAGCGGTAACGGGAACTTCGGCTCCGCGCTCACCTTCGATTCCGGCGGCGATGCCGCCCGTTCGGTAGCTGCCGGGGATGTGGACGGCGACGGCGATCTAGATCTGGCGGTGGGCAATGTCGGCGGCGATTACTACGCTCCCGACACGGTCACGCTGCTCAAAAACAATGGAAACGGCAGTTTCGGAAACTCCATAACACTGACGGACACTTCCGTATTTGATCCAACCGCCCTGCAGTTTGGTGATATCGATAGCGACGGCGACCTGGATCTGGCGGTGCTCACAGAGCAGCTTCGGGTATACTCTTTCGGCTACGGCAGCGTTGGGGCGCAAACGCTGGTGAACAATGGTGTCGGCAACTTCGCACTCCAGGAATACTTCAACCTGGGCACCAGTCCCAACGCCGGTGGATTGGCTCTGGGTGATATCGACGGCGATGCAGATTTGGACATTGCGGCCTTCAACAGCCGCGACGGAGCAGTGGCACTGCGCCGCAACGACGGCAGCGGTCGGTTCGGCGAGCTGGCCCGCTTCGCCTCGGGCAACGGCAGTGGAATTTTGCTGGCAGATATCGATCTTGACGGCGATACCGACGTGGTGACCGGCGGCAGCAACGCTCTCAGGCTGTTGGCGAACGATGGACAGGGTGAGCTGCAGGCGGCGCCCATTTTCGGCTTCAACGCCGAAACTTTCAGAGACGCGCGTTCCGGAATAATCGAGCTGGGTGACCTCGACGGGGATGGGGATCTCGATGTGCTGTTTGGCTATCCCTATTACTCGGGGGCGATTTCTCTAAATCGCGGCGACGGTACTTTTGTGGGCGGACCGTCCGGCCCGAGCGTTTTTCGGATCACGACCCTCGCCCTAGGAGATATCGATGGAGATGGCGATCTGGATCTGCAGGACGCCAGCAGTTACTACGAAAGCGTGAATCTGCGCAAAAATAACGGCGATGCCACCTTCGCGGATGTCGGCGTACTGGACACCCCCGGCATTCCGGGCGCCATCGCTCCAGCGGACCTGGACGGCGACGGCGACCTGGATCTGGCTGTATCCGGCGGTAGCTTTACCGCCGTGGCGCTCAACAATGGCGAAGGCAGTTTCGCAGCAGCCACCACGGTTAGTGGGATCGCCCTGAATTTCTTGCAAACCGGGGATTTCGATGGCGACGGCGACCTGGATCTAGTTGGGGTGAGCGGCTCGCAAGTCATCTCACTTATCAATAACGGCGACGGCACTTTCCCAACGAGCCGAGAAGCTGAAGTCGGAGGAAGTTCGGGCCGGTTCGCCATTCTCGACTTTGACGGCGACGGCGATCTCGATCTGGCGTTGCCCCAAGGAACGTCCCGGTCGTTCGCCCTGCTGCGCAACCGCAACGGTCGCTTTGAACTGTCCGGGCGGGTGCCGCTGAGCATTGCGCCGGCGGCGGCGGTGGCGACGGATTTTGATGGCGACGGCGACCCGGATCTGGCGGCGGTGGGCGGCGAGGTGGCCGTCA